One Peterkaempfera bronchialis DNA window includes the following coding sequences:
- a CDS encoding sensor histidine kinase, with product MPVPPQLRALTRPLLGPAADHPPLLGTASRWWVRLLPYGVAVVLIAALLPTTTLLLAHDYRLNSGIAGALATAQTVPLVLAVSRPRHAWALIGSAHVLTALAVLTGPHTDSPWPWTPPGVVGYTFLMAALALRENRQTLVAVWLATGAAGFGIDAIVPGRVGTVMSVTAFTLSGAVLLLVAALRERAEAQRRLTEQEHISEAERARRTLLEERTRIARELHDVVAHHMSVITVQADSAPYRIDGLSEAAREEFAAIGTAARESLSEMRRLLGVLRSEDAQGERAPQPGLDRLPQLVEAVGRAGVPAELTVSDTVRALGPLPQAVDLSAYRIVQEALANVVRHAPGARTWVSATTSRSTEGAVELRITVVNSAPPRSTAGRRAAPVEPPGAGSGQGLVGMRERLRLLSGRLDAGPLPDGGFRIATAIPLDAPPDRPIAADREQEPAP from the coding sequence GTGCCCGTACCGCCGCAGCTGCGTGCCCTGACGCGCCCGCTCCTCGGCCCCGCAGCGGACCACCCGCCGCTGCTCGGCACCGCGTCCCGGTGGTGGGTGCGGCTGCTCCCGTACGGGGTGGCGGTGGTGCTGATCGCCGCACTGCTGCCGACCACCACCCTGCTGCTGGCCCATGACTACCGGCTGAACAGCGGGATCGCCGGGGCGCTCGCCACCGCCCAGACGGTGCCGCTGGTGCTCGCCGTCAGCCGGCCCCGGCATGCCTGGGCACTGATCGGCTCCGCCCATGTCCTCACCGCCCTGGCGGTGCTCACCGGCCCGCACACCGACTCGCCCTGGCCCTGGACCCCGCCCGGCGTGGTCGGCTACACCTTCCTGATGGCGGCGCTCGCGCTGCGCGAGAACCGGCAGACGCTGGTGGCCGTCTGGCTGGCCACCGGCGCGGCCGGCTTCGGCATCGACGCCATCGTGCCCGGCCGGGTCGGCACCGTGATGAGCGTGACCGCCTTCACCCTGAGCGGTGCGGTGCTGCTGCTCGTCGCCGCGCTGCGCGAGCGGGCCGAGGCGCAGCGGCGGCTCACCGAGCAGGAGCACATCAGCGAGGCCGAGCGGGCCCGCCGCACCCTGCTGGAGGAGCGCACCCGGATCGCCCGGGAGCTGCATGACGTGGTGGCGCACCATATGTCGGTGATCACGGTCCAGGCGGACAGCGCCCCCTACCGGATCGACGGCCTGTCGGAGGCCGCCCGGGAGGAGTTCGCCGCCATCGGCACCGCCGCCCGGGAGTCGCTCTCCGAGATGCGGCGGCTGCTCGGGGTGCTGCGCAGCGAGGACGCCCAGGGCGAGCGGGCCCCGCAGCCGGGGCTGGACCGGCTGCCGCAGCTGGTGGAGGCCGTCGGGCGGGCCGGGGTGCCGGCGGAGCTGACGGTCTCCGACACGGTCCGGGCGCTCGGCCCGCTGCCGCAGGCGGTGGACCTGTCCGCGTACCGGATCGTGCAGGAGGCGCTCGCCAATGTGGTGCGCCATGCGCCCGGGGCGCGCACCTGGGTCTCCGCCACCACCTCCCGGAGTACGGAGGGGGCGGTCGAGCTGCGGATCACCGTGGTCAACTCCGCCCCGCCGAGGAGCACCGCCGGGCGCCGGGCCGCGCCGGTCGAGCCCCCCGGTGCGGGAAGCGGCCAGGGACTGGTCGGAATGCGGGAACGGCTTCGGCTGCTCAGCGGCAGACTGGACGCCGGACCGCTGCCCGACGGGGGGTTCCGGATCGCGACGGCCATCCCCCTGGACGCCCCGCCCGACCGACCGATCGCCGCCGACCGAGAGCAGGAGCCCGCCCCATGA
- a CDS encoding response regulator yields MTIRVIIADDQAMVRAGFAALLAAQPDIDVVGEAPDGRQAVEVSGHTHPDVVLMDVRMPEMDGLEATRRLLSAPPGTVHRPRVLMLTTFDVDDYVYEALRAGASGFLLKDAPPADLIAAVRVVAAGEALLAPSVTRRLIEDFARQRPAPRRAPGLRLNALTPRETEVLEHIARGLSNTEIAEALVLAEQTVKTHVGRILAKLDLRDRAQAVVFAYESGLVTPGSV; encoded by the coding sequence ATGACCATCCGGGTGATCATCGCCGACGACCAGGCCATGGTCCGCGCCGGGTTCGCCGCCCTGCTGGCGGCGCAGCCCGACATCGATGTGGTCGGCGAGGCACCGGACGGCCGGCAGGCGGTGGAGGTCAGCGGCCACACCCACCCTGACGTGGTGCTGATGGACGTCCGGATGCCCGAGATGGACGGCCTGGAGGCGACCCGGCGGCTGCTCTCCGCGCCGCCCGGCACCGTCCACCGCCCCCGGGTGCTGATGCTGACCACCTTCGACGTCGACGACTATGTGTACGAGGCGCTGCGCGCCGGGGCCAGCGGCTTTCTGCTCAAGGACGCGCCGCCCGCCGACCTGATCGCCGCCGTGCGGGTGGTCGCGGCCGGTGAGGCGCTGCTCGCGCCGTCCGTCACCCGCCGCCTGATCGAGGACTTCGCCCGGCAGCGCCCGGCCCCGCGCCGCGCTCCCGGACTGCGGCTGAATGCGCTCACCCCCCGGGAGACCGAGGTGCTGGAGCACATCGCCCGGGGGCTCTCCAACACCGAGATAGCCGAGGCGCTGGTGCTGGCCGAGCAGACGGTGAAGACGCATGTGGGGCGGATTCTGGCCAAGCTCGACCTGCGCGACCGGGCGCAGGCGGTGGTCTTCGCCTATGAGTCGGGGCTGGTCACCCCGGGCAGTGTGTGA
- a CDS encoding alpha/beta hydrolase, with translation MRLKRLVTAVLATVAVLADTGAAAGGAVVAGEQVPITAPPPGSGDWNQQRFGGQAPPDPASAAPAVVAAFFGGLPEVERQLLVARFPLVVGNLDGAPPGLRYRANAVALATEQRRELAVAADPGRPARERASAADRAAVCRRLLHPGRRILAFDPRGRGLVTEVYGDLAAAQRIAVLIPGADADLGHFDRRQDPLRSPAGMARALRAEEERQAPAARTAVIAWVGYTTPVGLGPDTATARLADAAAPRLGRLLAGLAATTRRPAAPPTLLCHSYGSVVCGVAAPHIHRARPTGVDPTGLTDAVVFGSPGLGVDHADQLGAGVRLWAARNPSDWIGDVPYVEIAGLGHGADPVDPAFGARVVSSAGATGHAGYLAPGTASLRNFAAIALGRYGNVN, from the coding sequence ATGCGGCTCAAGCGCCTGGTCACCGCCGTCCTCGCCACCGTCGCCGTGCTGGCCGACACCGGGGCCGCCGCAGGCGGTGCGGTGGTCGCGGGCGAGCAGGTGCCGATCACCGCTCCTCCGCCCGGCAGCGGCGACTGGAACCAGCAGCGGTTCGGCGGGCAGGCCCCGCCCGACCCGGCGTCGGCCGCGCCCGCCGTGGTGGCGGCGTTCTTCGGCGGGCTGCCGGAGGTCGAGCGGCAACTGCTGGTGGCGCGCTTCCCGCTGGTCGTCGGCAACCTCGACGGCGCCCCGCCCGGGCTGCGCTACCGGGCCAACGCCGTCGCCCTCGCCACCGAGCAGCGGCGCGAGCTGGCCGTGGCGGCCGACCCCGGGCGCCCGGCCCGGGAACGGGCCTCGGCCGCCGACCGGGCCGCCGTCTGCCGCCGGCTGCTCCACCCCGGCCGCCGCATCCTGGCCTTCGATCCACGCGGCCGGGGCCTGGTCACCGAGGTGTACGGCGACCTCGCCGCAGCGCAGCGGATCGCGGTGCTGATCCCCGGGGCCGACGCCGACCTGGGCCACTTCGACCGCAGGCAGGACCCGCTGCGCTCCCCCGCCGGCATGGCCAGGGCGCTGCGCGCCGAGGAGGAGCGGCAAGCACCGGCCGCCCGTACCGCAGTGATCGCCTGGGTCGGCTACACCACCCCGGTCGGCCTCGGCCCGGACACCGCGACGGCCCGGCTCGCCGATGCCGCCGCACCCCGGTTGGGACGCCTGCTCGCCGGGCTCGCCGCCACCACCCGCCGCCCCGCCGCTCCGCCGACGCTGCTCTGCCACTCCTACGGCTCGGTGGTCTGCGGCGTGGCCGCGCCGCACATCCACCGGGCCCGGCCCACCGGGGTGGACCCGACCGGCCTCACCGACGCGGTGGTCTTCGGCAGCCCCGGGCTGGGCGTCGACCACGCCGACCAACTGGGCGCGGGGGTGCGGCTCTGGGCGGCCCGCAACCCCAGCGACTGGATCGGCGATGTGCCGTATGTGGAGATCGCCGGGCTGGGCCACGGCGCCGACCCCGTCGACCCGGCGTTCGGCGCCCGCGTGGTCTCCTCCGCCGGCGCAACGGGCCACGCCGGCTACCTCGCACCGGGCACCGCCAGCCTGCGCAACTTCGCCGCCATCGCACTGGGCCGCTACGGCAACGTGAACTGA
- a CDS encoding alpha/beta hydrolase: protein MLRLKRALIAAVLVAAAIAGTAGWAAASGQTPVTGPPSGTGAWLSDTASGRRPPDPATASAAAVAAFFARLPPAEQRALAARHPLVVGNLDGAPPALRYRANALALAAERTRELARATAPGLTAEDHAQARRRAERYGTLLRPGRQILAFDPRGRGLVAEVYGDLAAARRVAVVVPGSDIDLGSYDRERDPYGTPAGMAKALRQRMARQQPGTATAAVAWVGYTTPVGLGVDAATARLAEAGAPRLDRFLSGLAATVHPAAPPAVFCHSYGSVVCGLAAPAIGPDDVSDLVVLGSPGMRADDAAALRTGARVWAARDPGDWIGRVPHLSLGGLGHGADPVDPAFGARVVSADRAQGHTGYFAPDTDSLANFADIALGDYPAVGCATDDQECRDDLV from the coding sequence ATGCTGCGCCTGAAGCGCGCCCTGATCGCCGCCGTCCTGGTAGCGGCCGCCATCGCCGGCACGGCGGGCTGGGCGGCGGCCTCCGGGCAGACCCCGGTGACCGGACCGCCGTCCGGCACCGGTGCCTGGCTGTCGGACACCGCGTCGGGCAGGCGCCCGCCCGACCCGGCGACCGCCTCCGCAGCCGCCGTCGCCGCCTTCTTCGCCCGGCTGCCCCCGGCCGAGCAGCGGGCGCTGGCCGCCCGCCACCCGCTGGTCGTCGGCAACCTCGACGGTGCGCCGCCCGCCCTGCGCTACCGGGCCAACGCCCTCGCCCTCGCCGCCGAACGGACCCGCGAGCTGGCCCGCGCCACCGCCCCCGGCCTCACCGCCGAGGACCACGCCCAGGCCCGGCGCCGCGCCGAACGGTACGGCACGCTGCTGCGGCCGGGACGGCAGATCCTGGCGTTCGACCCGCGCGGCCGGGGCCTGGTCGCCGAGGTGTACGGGGACCTGGCGGCGGCCCGCCGGGTGGCCGTGGTGGTCCCCGGCTCCGACATCGACCTGGGGTCGTACGACCGCGAACGGGACCCATACGGCACCCCCGCGGGCATGGCCAAGGCGCTGCGGCAGCGGATGGCGCGGCAGCAGCCGGGCACCGCCACCGCCGCCGTCGCCTGGGTCGGCTACACCACCCCGGTCGGCCTGGGCGTGGACGCCGCCACCGCCCGGCTCGCCGAGGCCGGGGCCCCACGGCTGGACCGGTTCCTCTCCGGGCTGGCCGCGACCGTCCACCCGGCGGCGCCGCCCGCCGTCTTCTGCCACAGCTACGGCTCCGTGGTGTGCGGCCTGGCCGCACCGGCCATCGGCCCGGACGACGTCTCCGACCTGGTGGTCCTCGGCTCCCCCGGGATGCGCGCCGACGACGCGGCAGCCCTGCGCACCGGGGCGCGGGTCTGGGCGGCCCGCGACCCCGGCGACTGGATCGGCCGGGTCCCGCACCTCTCCCTGGGCGGCCTGGGCCACGGCGCCGACCCGGTCGACCCGGCCTTCGGTGCCCGCGTGGTCTCCGCCGACCGCGCGCAGGGCCACACCGGCTACTTCGCGCCGGACACCGACTCGCTCGCCAACTTCGCCGACATCGCGCTCGGCGACTACCCCGCCGTCGGCTGCGCCACGGACGACCAGGAGTGCCGCGATGACCTCGTCTGA
- a CDS encoding acyltransferase family protein, translating into MTSSDLAPARTPAPARAAFHRAALRVDAATPAHRDRALDGLRALALLAVPTGHWLLGGFTRSPDGALHNASPLSSLGFFAPVSWVLQMLGVFFLVGGHASVLSLRRATARGASTGDWLRGRLARLGRPVLGVTAVWALLLPLLQAAGVPGATLRTAAVLVVQPLWFVGVYAGVTALTPYCVRATRRLGGWAAAPLLASVAVVDLLRYGPWSASMPSWLGLANLLPGWLFAYQLGVSWGEGRLGRRGGRLLLAGGAALFAVLLVAFHYPASMVGVPGVDRTNSHPPSLLVVALAAVQCGAAVLLRERLGRWLRRPALWAPVVLVNLSAMTIFCWHQSAMLAVAVPGAALGTVPGLTGAPDSPGWALARLCWLPLFAVALVGIGRLTRRLEAPWTGVPRAGRAVAGALAAGFAVYALAVV; encoded by the coding sequence ATGACCTCGTCTGACCTCGCCCCCGCCCGCACCCCCGCCCCCGCCCGCGCCGCCTTCCACCGGGCCGCGCTCCGCGTGGACGCCGCCACCCCCGCCCACCGCGACCGGGCCCTGGACGGCCTGCGCGCCCTGGCCCTGCTGGCCGTGCCCACCGGCCACTGGCTGCTCGGCGGCTTCACCCGGTCGCCCGACGGCGCGCTGCACAACGCCAGCCCGCTCTCCTCCCTCGGCTTCTTCGCCCCGGTCAGCTGGGTGCTTCAGATGCTCGGGGTCTTCTTCCTGGTCGGCGGCCACGCCTCGGTGCTCTCCCTGCGCCGCGCCACCGCCCGTGGCGCGTCCACCGGCGACTGGCTGCGCGGCCGGCTGGCCCGGCTGGGCCGCCCGGTGCTGGGCGTCACCGCCGTATGGGCACTGCTGCTGCCGCTGCTCCAGGCGGCCGGGGTACCGGGGGCCACCCTGCGGACCGCCGCCGTACTGGTGGTCCAGCCGCTCTGGTTCGTCGGCGTCTACGCCGGGGTCACCGCGCTCACTCCGTACTGCGTGCGGGCGACGCGCCGCCTCGGCGGCTGGGCGGCGGCCCCGCTGCTCGCCTCGGTGGCCGTGGTGGACCTGCTGCGGTACGGCCCGTGGTCGGCGTCGATGCCCTCCTGGCTGGGGCTGGCCAACCTGCTCCCCGGCTGGCTGTTCGCCTACCAGCTGGGCGTCTCCTGGGGTGAGGGGCGGCTGGGGCGGCGCGGTGGGCGGCTGCTGCTGGCGGGCGGGGCGGCGCTGTTCGCGGTGCTGCTGGTGGCGTTCCACTACCCGGCGAGCATGGTCGGGGTGCCGGGGGTGGACCGGACCAACTCGCACCCGCCGTCCCTGCTGGTAGTGGCGCTGGCGGCGGTGCAGTGCGGCGCGGCGGTGCTGCTGCGGGAGCGGCTGGGCCGGTGGCTGCGGCGCCCGGCGCTGTGGGCCCCGGTGGTGCTGGTGAACCTGTCGGCGATGACGATCTTCTGCTGGCACCAGAGCGCCATGCTGGCGGTGGCCGTGCCGGGTGCGGCCCTGGGCACCGTCCCCGGTCTCACGGGCGCCCCGGACTCGCCGGGCTGGGCGCTGGCCCGGCTCTGCTGGCTGCCGCTCTTCGCCGTCGCGCTGGTCGGGATCGGCCGCCTCACCCGGCGGCTGGAGGCGCCGTGGACGGGTGTCCCGCGCGCCGGGCGGGCGGTGGCCGGGGCGCTGGCGGCCGGGTTCGCGGTGTACGCCCTGGCGGTGGTCTGA
- a CDS encoding MmcQ/YjbR family DNA-binding protein, translated as MVTFDEFKAMGLALPQATERVTWGTSVTIRIGERMFALGAPESRSASVKATREDQAELVAAAPETFSVAPYVGRFGWVRIALDQVDPDELRDLLTDAWRRTAPRRLVREFDAAEPG; from the coding sequence ATGGTGACGTTCGACGAGTTCAAGGCCATGGGTCTGGCCCTGCCCCAGGCCACCGAGAGGGTGACCTGGGGCACGAGTGTGACCATCCGGATCGGCGAGCGGATGTTCGCTCTCGGCGCCCCGGAGTCGCGCTCCGCCTCGGTGAAGGCGACCCGGGAGGACCAGGCGGAGCTAGTCGCCGCCGCGCCGGAGACCTTCTCGGTGGCACCGTATGTCGGCCGCTTCGGCTGGGTCCGGATCGCGCTGGACCAGGTCGATCCGGACGAGCTTCGCGACCTGCTCACCGATGCCTGGCGGCGCACCGCGCCCAGGAGGCTGGTCAGGGAGTTCGACGCGGCCGAGCCGGGCTGA
- a CDS encoding aldo/keto reductase, translated as MTTTLPTCTLGSNGPTVGVQGLGCMGMSEFYGPTDTTEALATLDRALELGVTLFDTADIYGSGHNEELIGPFVRAHRDRVVLATKFGIERRADDPAYRGVCNRPEYIRSAVDSSLRRLGVDVIDLYYMHRRDPAVPLAESVGAMAELVRAGKVRHLGLSEVTGAELREAHAVHPISALQSEWSLFSRDVERSAVPVAAELGVAFVPYSPLGRGFLTGAFASGAELGADDYRRDQPRFSGDNAKANAELVEPIRKIAAARGATPAQVALAWVHQRAEVHGLTVVPIPGTRRRSRLEENTAAATLHLTAEELAALEPIADRVVGDRYSDMSGTSAGRE; from the coding sequence ATGACCACCACCCTCCCCACCTGCACGCTCGGCAGCAACGGCCCCACCGTGGGGGTGCAGGGCCTCGGCTGCATGGGCATGAGCGAGTTCTACGGCCCCACCGACACCACGGAGGCCCTGGCCACCCTCGACCGTGCGCTGGAACTGGGCGTCACCCTCTTCGACACCGCCGACATCTACGGCTCCGGCCACAACGAGGAGCTGATCGGGCCCTTCGTCCGGGCCCACCGCGACCGGGTGGTGCTCGCCACCAAGTTCGGCATCGAGCGGCGCGCTGACGACCCCGCGTACCGGGGGGTCTGCAACCGCCCCGAGTACATCCGCTCCGCCGTCGACAGCTCGCTGCGCCGCCTCGGTGTGGACGTCATCGACCTCTACTACATGCACCGCCGCGACCCCGCCGTACCGCTCGCCGAGTCGGTCGGCGCCATGGCGGAGCTGGTGCGGGCCGGGAAGGTCCGCCATCTGGGCCTCTCCGAGGTGACCGGCGCCGAGCTGCGGGAGGCGCACGCCGTGCACCCGATCTCCGCGCTCCAGTCGGAGTGGTCGCTCTTCTCCCGGGACGTGGAGCGCTCCGCCGTCCCGGTGGCGGCCGAGCTGGGCGTCGCCTTCGTGCCGTACTCCCCGCTCGGCCGGGGCTTCCTGACCGGAGCGTTCGCCTCCGGCGCCGAACTGGGCGCGGACGACTACCGCAGGGACCAGCCGCGCTTCAGCGGCGACAACGCCAAGGCCAACGCCGAGCTGGTCGAGCCGATCCGGAAGATCGCCGCCGCGCGCGGTGCGACACCGGCCCAGGTGGCCCTGGCCTGGGTGCACCAGCGTGCCGAGGTGCACGGGCTGACCGTGGTGCCGATCCCCGGTACCCGGAGGCGCAGCCGGCTGGAGGAGAACACCGCCGCCGCGACACTGCACCTCACCGCCGAGGAGCTGGCCGCGCTGGAGCCGATCGCCGACCGGGTGGTCGGTGACCGCTACTCCGACATGAGCGGCACCTCCGCCGGTCGCGAGTAG
- a CDS encoding MerR family transcriptional regulator, which produces MAVARPITRPVVLDAPAAVASCADAPPGGPGADDTPRHTIGEVAARSGLTAHTLRWYERIGLLERIDRSYSGQRRYSDKDLGWLAFLGKLRLTGMSVADMVRYAELVRAGDHTFAERHELLRAHREEVRQRITDLQTTLAVLDHKIGFYSDAAPAAEGNRTA; this is translated from the coding sequence ATGGCCGTCGCCCGCCCGATCACCCGACCCGTCGTCCTCGACGCACCCGCCGCCGTGGCGAGCTGCGCCGACGCCCCGCCGGGCGGACCGGGGGCCGACGACACGCCCCGGCACACCATCGGCGAGGTGGCGGCCCGCAGCGGCCTCACCGCCCACACCCTGCGCTGGTACGAGCGGATCGGCCTGCTGGAGCGGATCGACCGCTCCTACTCCGGGCAGCGCCGCTACAGCGACAAGGACCTGGGGTGGCTCGCCTTCCTCGGCAAGCTGCGCCTCACCGGCATGTCGGTCGCCGACATGGTCCGCTACGCCGAACTGGTCCGGGCCGGCGACCACACCTTCGCCGAGCGCCATGAACTGCTCCGGGCCCACCGCGAGGAGGTGCGGCAGCGCATCACCGACCTCCAGACCACCCTCGCCGTCCTCGACCACAAGATCGGCTTCTACTCGGACGCCGCACCGGCGGCGGAAGGGAACCGCACCGCATGA
- a CDS encoding serine hydrolase domain-containing protein — protein MESLRVIEEWPVPVAAAAVVRGRDGAVLGSHGPQQREFALASVTKLLSAYAVLVAVEEGVFELDDPAGPEGSTVRHLLAHTSGLAFDEHRAMAAPGTRRLYSNAGFDVLAETLEKASGIPFAQYAAEAVFQPLGMAATRIDPGHRAPAGAGGVSTAADLARFAAEVQAPALLDPSTVEAATRVVAYPGLSGVLPGFGHQRPNDWGLGFEIRGGKAPHWTGARSSARTFGHFGQSGTFLWFDPAAGAACVCLADRDFGPWAAEVWPPFTDGVLAELAG, from the coding sequence ATGGAGAGTCTGAGGGTGATCGAGGAATGGCCGGTTCCGGTGGCGGCGGCGGCCGTGGTGCGGGGACGGGACGGGGCGGTACTGGGGTCGCATGGGCCGCAGCAGCGGGAGTTCGCCCTGGCCTCGGTGACCAAGCTGCTCAGCGCGTACGCGGTGCTGGTCGCGGTGGAGGAGGGCGTCTTCGAGCTGGACGACCCGGCGGGCCCGGAGGGCTCGACCGTACGGCACCTGCTGGCGCACACCTCGGGGCTGGCCTTTGACGAGCACCGGGCGATGGCGGCGCCGGGCACCCGCCGGCTGTACTCCAACGCCGGTTTCGACGTGCTGGCGGAGACGCTGGAGAAGGCGTCGGGCATCCCGTTCGCGCAGTACGCCGCCGAGGCGGTGTTCCAGCCGCTGGGGATGGCGGCGACCCGGATCGACCCCGGCCACCGGGCCCCGGCGGGGGCGGGCGGGGTGTCGACAGCGGCCGACCTAGCCCGGTTCGCCGCCGAGGTGCAGGCACCGGCGCTGCTGGACCCCTCCACGGTCGAGGCGGCGACCCGAGTGGTGGCGTACCCGGGGCTGAGCGGGGTGCTGCCGGGCTTCGGGCACCAGCGGCCCAACGACTGGGGGCTGGGCTTCGAGATCCGGGGCGGCAAGGCGCCGCACTGGACCGGCGCCCGCAGTTCGGCGCGGACCTTCGGCCACTTCGGGCAGTCCGGCACCTTCCTGTGGTTCGACCCGGCGGCGGGCGCGGCCTGCGTCTGCCTCGCCGACCGCGACTTCGGGCCGTGGGCCGCCGAGGTGTGGCCGCCCTTCACCGACGGCGTCCTGGCGGAGCTGGCCGGCTGA
- a CDS encoding pirin family protein, translating into MTEQPRPRAEVRRAAERYRSTPAEGIETRHAFSFSGHYDPRNTHFGALLACNEELLAPGAGFASHRHRDTEILTWVAEGALAHRDDRGHAGVVRPGMVQYLGAGTGVAHTERNLGGATEPVRFVQMWLQPDRFDAEPAYGLRRPAPGGGGLTLLASGMERDADGEALRLRRRDAALHHVTAGPWQPLPELPDAPFRHLHLLRGSLGFRTAAGPHGTGRDLRPGDSARITGPALIAPTAGEDGAELLLWEMHSGLLLG; encoded by the coding sequence GTGACCGAGCAGCCCCGGCCGCGCGCGGAGGTGCGCCGCGCCGCCGAGCGCTACCGCTCCACCCCCGCGGAGGGGATCGAGACCCGGCACGCCTTCTCCTTCTCCGGCCACTACGACCCCCGGAACACCCACTTCGGCGCGCTGCTCGCCTGCAACGAGGAACTGCTGGCCCCCGGCGCCGGCTTCGCGTCCCACCGCCACCGCGACACGGAGATCCTCACCTGGGTGGCCGAAGGCGCGCTCGCCCACCGCGACGACCGGGGCCACGCGGGCGTGGTCCGGCCCGGCATGGTCCAGTACCTCGGCGCGGGCACCGGCGTCGCCCACACCGAGCGCAACCTCGGCGGGGCGACCGAGCCGGTGCGGTTTGTGCAGATGTGGCTGCAGCCGGACCGGTTCGACGCCGAACCCGCGTACGGGCTGCGCCGCCCGGCCCCCGGCGGCGGCGGGCTCACCCTGCTCGCCTCCGGCATGGAGCGCGACGCGGACGGCGAGGCGCTGCGGCTGCGCCGCCGCGACGCCGCCCTGCACCATGTCACGGCCGGGCCCTGGCAGCCCCTCCCCGAGCTGCCCGACGCCCCCTTCCGCCACCTCCACCTGCTGCGCGGCTCACTCGGCTTCCGTACCGCCGCCGGGCCCCATGGCACCGGCCGCGACCTGCGCCCCGGCGACAGCGCCCGGATCACCGGCCCGGCCCTGATCGCCCCCACCGCCGGGGAGGACGGCGCCGAACTGCTGCTCTGGGAGATGCACTCGGGACTGCTGCTCGGCTGA
- a CDS encoding PucR family transcriptional regulator: protein MPGPAPTGGGAAVPQPPKQGARRGTALERRLAAERHAATLRRLEKASGRLATNAIQRMDETLSWYRRMPPEHRSWIGLVAQAGIAAFTEWFRHPEAPQAMSTDVFGTAPRELTRAVTLRQTVEMIRISIQVVEEAIDELAAPGDEAGLREAVLVYARELAFATAQVYAQAAEARGAWDARLEALVVNSLLSGDADEGALSRAAALGWGSPDQVMVVMGSAPDGDSELVVEAIRRAARRARLHVLTGVLGNRLVVVVGGSMDPMHAARALIGQFAPGPVVVGPTVGDLLSATRSAQAASGALRACGAWPDAPRPVLADDLLPERALAGDQAARRQLVEEIYIPLEEAGSALLETLSVYLEQASSLEGAARMLFVHPNTVRYRLRRVTDVTGYTPSDVRSAFTLRIALALGRLDAPGDRR, encoded by the coding sequence ATGCCCGGGCCCGCCCCGACCGGTGGTGGTGCGGCCGTGCCGCAGCCACCGAAGCAGGGGGCGCGGCGCGGCACCGCACTGGAGCGCAGACTGGCCGCCGAACGGCATGCCGCCACGCTGCGGCGGCTGGAGAAGGCCTCCGGCCGGCTCGCCACCAACGCCATCCAGCGGATGGACGAGACGCTCTCCTGGTACCGCCGGATGCCGCCCGAGCACCGGTCCTGGATCGGCCTGGTGGCGCAGGCGGGCATCGCCGCCTTCACGGAGTGGTTCCGCCACCCCGAGGCGCCGCAGGCGATGTCCACCGATGTCTTCGGCACCGCACCGCGCGAACTGACCCGGGCGGTGACGCTGCGCCAGACGGTGGAGATGATCCGGATCAGCATCCAGGTGGTCGAGGAGGCCATCGACGAGCTGGCCGCGCCCGGCGACGAGGCGGGGCTGCGCGAGGCGGTCCTGGTGTACGCCCGGGAGCTGGCCTTCGCCACCGCGCAGGTGTACGCGCAGGCGGCCGAGGCGCGGGGCGCCTGGGATGCCCGGCTGGAGGCGCTGGTGGTCAACTCGCTGCTCTCCGGGGACGCCGACGAGGGGGCGCTGTCCCGGGCGGCGGCGCTCGGCTGGGGGTCGCCCGACCAGGTGATGGTGGTGATGGGCAGCGCTCCGGACGGCGACAGCGAGCTGGTGGTGGAGGCGATCCGCCGGGCCGCCCGCCGGGCCCGGCTGCATGTCCTGACCGGGGTGCTGGGCAACCGTCTGGTGGTGGTGGTCGGCGGGTCCATGGACCCCATGCACGCCGCCCGCGCGCTGATCGGCCAGTTCGCGCCCGGCCCGGTGGTGGTGGGCCCCACGGTGGGCGACCTGCTCTCCGCGACCCGGTCCGCGCAGGCCGCCTCGGGTGCGCTGCGCGCCTGCGGAGCATGGCCGGACGCGCCGCGCCCGGTGCTGGCGGACGATCTGCTGCCGGAGCGGGCACTGGCGGGCGACCAGGCCGCCAGGCGCCAGCTGGTGGAGGAGATCTACATCCCGCTGGAGGAGGCCGGCTCCGCGCTGCTGGAGACGCTCTCGGTCTACCTGGAGCAGGCATCGTCGCTGGAGGGGGCGGCGCGGATGCTCTTCGTCCATCCCAACACCGTCCGCTACCGGCTGCGACGTGTGACCGACGTCACGGGCTACACCCCGTCCGACGTACGCTCGGCATTCACCCTGCGGATCGCCCTGGCCCTGGGCCGTCTCGACGCGCCCGGCGACCGCCGCTGA